The following are from one region of the Biomphalaria glabrata chromosome 12, xgBioGlab47.1, whole genome shotgun sequence genome:
- the LOC129921995 gene encoding uncharacterized protein LOC129921995, which translates to MPRTYIRKNMRKQWAADAMAAAVTAVRNKEMGYLKASKTFGVPRATLERKVKCIDTPLSEVVNVPLGRKPTLPPHIEADLVNYIIEMEARLFGLTSTDVRRMAYQLAKMNNIKTDFNINNEIAGKDWLISFLCRHPELSLRSPESTSAARATAFNKVNVGKFFDLLEKEVDLKKYKSNQIYNVDEKGITTVQSNNAKIIALKGKKQIGVLSSAERGRTVTTVICMSAAGEYVPPMFIFPRQRMKMELMDGAPPGSIYACHKTGWIQLDLFTQWLQHFINFVKPSLLNPALLILDGHASHTKNLNAINLARQNHITMICLPPHCTHRMQPLDVSFMKPLTTYYDSEIQVWLRSHPGRVITEFQIASIFAKAYLRAASLATAVNGFEKTGIWPVNRDIFQDWEFKAAETTDIQVASNEIQEQQMNSAMDLPSTSSCSNLELGNQEPLNKSWGPADISPFPVAHCERSKGKGRRKGCTAVLTSSPYKQTLCEPSTSKCVPNKHKGNKSKGKSSNLGDDDTPCIYCNGLFSEDTDGEQWVQCVACSKWAHTECAGAESSIFECDLCVESD; encoded by the coding sequence atgccACGAACATACATCAGGAAAAATATGAGGAAGCAGTGGGCGGCTGACGCAATGGCTGCAGCAGTTACTGCAGTTAGAAACAAAGAAATGGGCTATTTAAAAGCCAGCAAAACTTTTGGTGTTCCTAGAGCAACTTTAGAACGCAAGGTAAAATGCATTGACACACCACTCAGCGAAGTGGTAAATGTTCCCTTAGGGAGAAAGCCTACATTGCCACCTCATATTGAAGCAGATTTGGTCAATTACATAATTGAAATGGAGGCTAGACTGTTTGGTTTAACTAGCACTGATGTGCGAAGAATGGCGTATCAGCTAGCTAAAATGAACAATATCAAGACTGACTTCAACATTAACAATGAAATAGCAGGCAAAGACTGGCTAATATCATTTTTATGTAGGCACCCAGAACTTTCTTTACGAAGTCCAGAATCAACTTCAGCTGCTCGAGCCACTGCCTTTAACAAAGTCAATGTTGGGAAATTTTTCGATCTTCTGGAAAAAGAAgttgatttaaagaaatataaatcaaatcaaatctataACGTTGACGAGAAAGGCATCACAACAGTGCAATCTAATAATGCAAAAATTATTGCactaaaaggaaaaaaacaaattggagtCCTGTCATCAGCTGAAAGAGGAAGGACAGTAACAACAGTAATTTGCATGAGTGCGGCTGGTGAATATGTACCACCAATGTTCATCTTTCCTCGCCAGCGGATGAAGATGGAGCTAATGGATGGAGCACCTCCTGGATCCATTTATGCTTGCCACAAGACTGGGTGGATTCAGTTGGATTTATTTACACAATGGCTTCAACATTTTATCAACTTTGTTAAGCCCAGTCTGTTAAACCCAGCTTTACTAATTTTAGATGGGCATGCATCACATACGAAAAATCTAAATGCAATAAACCTGGCAAGACAAAATCATATCACAATGATTTGTCTTCCGCCACACTGCACTCACAGAATGCAGCCCCTTGATGTTTCATTCATGAAACCACTAACTACGTACTATGACTCTGAAATACAAGTGTGGCTGAGGTCACATCCTGGACGAGTAATCACGGAATTTCAAATTGCTTCCATTTTCGCCAAAGCCTACCTTCGTGCTGCCAGCCTTGCCACAGCGGTCAATGGCTTCGAAAAGACAGGCATCTGGCCTGTCAATAGAGACATTTTTCAAGACTGGGAATTCAAGGCAGCGGAGACGACAGATATACAGGTAGCATCAAATGAAATTCAGGAGCAACAAATGAACTCTGCGATGGATTTACCATCAACATCCAGCTGTTCCAATTTGGAACTTGGTAACCAGGAACCTCTTAACAAATCCTGGGGACCAGCTGACATTAGTCCTTTTCCGGTGGCACATTGTGAGCGAAGCAAAGGGAAAGGGCGGCGCAAAGGATGTACCGCAGTTTTGACGAGCTCACCATATAAACAGACACTATGTGAGCCGTCCACTTCTAAATGTGTCCCAAATAAAcacaaaggaaataaatcaaAAGGCAAATCATCCAACCTAGGTGATGATGACACTCCTTGTATATATTGCAATGGCCTGTTCTCGGAAGATACAGATGGAGAACAATGGGTTCAGTGTGTAGCTTGTAGTAAATGGGCCCACACTGAATGTGCTGGGGCAGAGTCCAGTATTTTTGAGTGTGACTTGTGTGTGGAGAgtgattaa